From the Paludisphaera mucosa genome, one window contains:
- a CDS encoding Gfo/Idh/MocA family protein encodes MPPIALNRRRFLGCSAASLALTQGPAAQAAAAGSAVGPIRVGLIGVGGRGTTLLRTLLELPGVVVPVVCDPESRHRARGEGVVEKASGRRPESVADPARVLERGDVDAIVVAVPCDLHERISTEAIKANKHLYAEKPLAITVEGCDRLIAESGRATGVVVHVGFQRRSNPRFQEGVALIRSGGLGPLIEARASWTSSNGPLTGHDGWLGSRRRSGDFMVEQAVHIWDVLNWIHGSPPVSASGWGRRGLFARQDPGRDVTDHYGVELAWADGFRASFVQSYIAPADENFTGSHLRVLGVDGGFDFGSGALTYRDRDRPRRAIQPGARNDTRLAIEAFLAAVRSDGPTPPPVTLQEARAATLTGLLVRKAVDEGRLVTIDETAGHTPVS; translated from the coding sequence ATGCCCCCGATCGCCCTCAATCGGCGCCGATTCCTCGGCTGCTCGGCGGCCAGCCTGGCCCTGACTCAGGGGCCGGCGGCGCAGGCCGCGGCCGCGGGCTCAGCGGTCGGGCCGATCCGCGTGGGGCTGATCGGCGTCGGAGGCCGCGGAACGACCCTGCTGCGTACGCTCCTCGAACTCCCAGGGGTTGTCGTGCCGGTCGTCTGCGATCCCGAGTCCCGTCACCGGGCTCGCGGCGAGGGCGTCGTCGAAAAAGCCTCGGGCCGCCGACCGGAATCCGTCGCCGACCCCGCGCGGGTCCTGGAGCGAGGCGACGTCGATGCGATCGTCGTGGCCGTGCCGTGCGACCTCCACGAGAGAATCTCGACCGAGGCCATCAAGGCCAACAAGCATCTCTACGCCGAAAAGCCGCTGGCGATCACCGTGGAGGGCTGCGATCGCCTGATCGCGGAATCCGGCCGGGCTACGGGCGTCGTCGTGCATGTCGGCTTTCAGCGACGGTCGAACCCACGGTTTCAAGAAGGCGTCGCCCTGATCCGGTCCGGCGGACTAGGACCCTTGATCGAGGCCCGAGCCTCCTGGACGAGCAGCAACGGCCCGCTCACCGGCCACGACGGCTGGCTCGGCAGCCGCCGCCGCTCGGGCGACTTCATGGTCGAGCAGGCCGTCCACATCTGGGACGTCTTGAACTGGATCCACGGCTCGCCCCCGGTCTCGGCCTCCGGCTGGGGCCGACGCGGGCTTTTCGCCAGACAAGACCCCGGGCGCGACGTCACCGACCATTACGGGGTCGAACTCGCATGGGCCGACGGCTTCCGGGCCTCGTTCGTGCAGAGCTACATCGCCCCGGCCGACGAGAACTTCACCGGCTCCCACCTCCGCGTGCTGGGCGTCGACGGCGGCTTCGACTTCGGTTCCGGCGCGCTCACTTATCGTGATCGCGACCGCCCTCGCCGGGCCATCCAGCCCGGCGCTCGCAACGACACGAGGCTTGCCATCGAGGCCTTCCTGGCCGCCGTCCGCTCCGATGGCCCCACTCCGCCGCCGGTCACGCT
- a CDS encoding TspO/MBR family protein → MSGKRSLVVQFLGLLGFLALTAAAAGIGSWATIPNIDSWYAQVRKPSWTPPNWVFGPAWTTLYLLMSVAAWRVWRRVDADPEARKNALGCWLFQLLLNAAWSWLFFGMHDTGLAFVELISMWLVILATLVAFVRIDRVAAVLMAPYLLWVTYAGSLNGAIFWLNR, encoded by the coding sequence GTGTCGGGGAAACGATCGCTGGTCGTCCAATTCCTAGGACTGCTGGGCTTCCTGGCCCTCACGGCCGCGGCGGCGGGGATCGGTTCGTGGGCGACGATCCCGAACATTGATTCCTGGTACGCCCAAGTCCGCAAACCCTCCTGGACCCCGCCCAACTGGGTCTTCGGGCCGGCCTGGACGACCCTCTACCTGCTGATGTCGGTCGCGGCCTGGCGGGTGTGGAGACGAGTCGACGCCGATCCCGAAGCGCGGAAGAACGCACTGGGCTGCTGGCTCTTCCAACTCCTGCTCAACGCGGCCTGGTCCTGGCTCTTCTTCGGGATGCACGACACCGGCCTGGCGTTCGTCGAGTTGATCTCGATGTGGCTCGTGATCCTCGCCACGCTCGTCGCCTTCGTGAGGATCGACCGGGTTGCCGCCGTTCTGATGGCCCCTTACCTACTCTGGGTGACGTACGCCGGCAGCCTGAACGGGGCGATCTTCTGGTTGAACCGCTGA
- a CDS encoding RluA family pseudouridine synthase: protein MTETPLSETPQEFEVKPRTDGKRIDAYLASRFIDYSRSVLQRIIEAGAVEVNGRVVRASYKIRAGDRVKLSLPPLHDTTPTAEEIPIEVVYEDEHLTVVNKPADMVTHPSRGNWRGTLVNAIQFHFDQLSTVAGEDRPGIVHRLDRDTTGLLVVVKNDLAHRRLALQFEHRTVNKEYLAIVYGVPERDSDYIERPIGFHPIVRERMAVRTIEDGGREAATFYEVVERFRGYALVRCKPRTGRTHQIRVHLASIGHPIVADKPYSGRDRLTLADLEVAGAVADDPASLLIDRQALHAHALRFAHPMTEAAVELCAPLPPDMARTLDALRLHRQPEIPTRRLR, encoded by the coding sequence ATGACGGAGACGCCGCTTTCGGAGACGCCCCAGGAGTTCGAGGTCAAGCCGCGCACCGACGGCAAGCGGATCGACGCCTACCTGGCCAGCCGATTCATCGACTACTCCCGGAGCGTCTTGCAGCGGATCATCGAGGCGGGGGCGGTCGAGGTCAACGGCCGCGTCGTGCGGGCCTCTTACAAGATCCGGGCCGGCGATCGCGTCAAGCTCTCGCTGCCGCCGTTGCATGACACGACCCCGACGGCCGAAGAAATCCCGATCGAGGTCGTCTATGAGGACGAGCACCTGACGGTCGTCAACAAGCCGGCCGACATGGTGACCCATCCCTCGCGCGGCAATTGGCGGGGCACGCTGGTCAACGCGATCCAGTTCCACTTCGACCAGCTCTCGACCGTCGCCGGTGAGGATCGGCCGGGCATCGTCCACCGCCTCGATCGCGACACCACCGGTCTGCTCGTCGTTGTCAAGAACGACCTGGCCCATCGCCGGCTGGCTCTCCAGTTCGAGCATCGCACCGTCAACAAGGAATACCTGGCGATCGTCTACGGCGTCCCCGAACGCGACAGCGATTACATCGAGCGCCCCATCGGCTTCCACCCCATCGTCCGCGAGAGGATGGCCGTCCGCACGATCGAAGACGGCGGTCGCGAGGCCGCTACGTTCTATGAGGTCGTCGAACGGTTCCGGGGTTACGCCCTGGTGCGCTGTAAGCCGAGGACCGGACGCACTCACCAGATCCGCGTCCACCTGGCCAGCATCGGCCACCCGATCGTCGCCGACAAGCCGTATTCGGGCCGCGACCGTCTCACCCTGGCCGACCTGGAAGTTGCCGGCGCCGTCGCCGACGACCCGGCCTCGCTACTGATCGACCGACAGGCCCTCCACGCCCACGCCCTCCGATTCGCCCATCCGATGACCGAAGCCGCCGTCGAACTGTGCGCTCCCCTACCCCCCGACATGGCCCGGACCCTCGACGCACTTCGCCTCCACCGGCAGCCGGAAATCCCGACGAGGCGACTGCGCTGA
- a CDS encoding tetratricopeptide repeat protein: MKNEPTPHHNPGAASPARHQFEHATPTVIHDPEQDMMLLARWVHRAMQDPARFWGWVGGVTAAVLALVVVVNLFAARTGVQNNVWGKLDEARTADDEIEVAKANPQSPAAPWALLQAASRLYTSGVSDLPSNSDAALPTLKKALDLFDQLGKSEPKDSPIAVAAAFGKARALEARNELPKAVDQYKFVADTWPDSAEAVEAKKLAAALQKPDAADFYKQLYAYKPTKVSLPPGGSESLDFPAVVPAPPTDAVSPGSLVIPPPPSDAAKPEAPKADAPKPEEPKAAPKVEEPKAEPAKPEEPKSEAPKPEPAAPAEAPKPETTPAPSEAPKAEAAPAPAPAEAPKPEAPKS; encoded by the coding sequence ATGAAGAACGAACCGACCCCGCATCATAATCCCGGCGCCGCGTCGCCCGCCCGCCACCAATTCGAGCACGCGACGCCGACGGTCATCCACGACCCGGAACAGGACATGATGCTCCTGGCCCGCTGGGTGCACCGGGCGATGCAGGACCCGGCCCGCTTCTGGGGATGGGTCGGCGGCGTGACGGCCGCGGTCCTCGCCCTTGTGGTCGTCGTGAACCTCTTCGCGGCTCGGACCGGCGTGCAGAACAACGTCTGGGGCAAGCTCGACGAGGCCCGGACCGCCGACGACGAGATCGAGGTCGCCAAGGCGAACCCCCAGTCGCCGGCCGCCCCCTGGGCCCTGCTCCAGGCCGCTTCGCGACTCTATACGTCGGGCGTCTCGGACCTCCCCAGCAACTCCGACGCGGCGCTGCCGACGCTGAAGAAGGCGCTGGATCTATTCGATCAGCTCGGCAAGAGCGAGCCGAAGGATTCGCCGATCGCCGTCGCCGCCGCCTTCGGCAAGGCCCGCGCCCTGGAAGCTCGCAACGAGCTCCCCAAGGCCGTCGACCAGTACAAGTTCGTCGCTGACACCTGGCCCGACTCCGCTGAAGCCGTCGAGGCGAAGAAGCTCGCCGCCGCCCTCCAGAAGCCCGACGCGGCCGACTTCTACAAGCAATTGTACGCATACAAGCCCACAAAGGTATCTTTGCCGCCCGGCGGGTCCGAGTCGCTCGACTTCCCGGCCGTCGTCCCGGCTCCCCCCACCGACGCCGTGTCTCCCGGCTCGCTGGTGATCCCCCCGCCGCCGTCGGACGCCGCCAAGCCCGAGGCCCCCAAGGCGGACGCGCCGAAGCCCGAGGAGCCGAAAGCCGCGCCGAAGGTCGAGGAGCCCAAGGCCGAGCCCGCAAAGCCCGAGGAACCCAAGTCGGAAGCCCCCAAGCCGGAACCGGCGGCCCCGGCCGAGGCTCCCAAGCCGGAAACGACCCCAGCGCCGTCCGAAGCGCCCAAGGCCGAAGCGGCTCCGGCCCCCGCGCCGGCCGAAGCGCCCAAGCCCGAGGCTCCGAAGTCCTGA
- a CDS encoding polymorphic toxin-type HINT domain-containing protein: MIVAILFSAAVVLQPTDGHGPTAGDLQDYRESAAELGRDADAHVRLALWCESRGLAAERLKHLTRAVLIDPENQAARGLLGMIARDGKWVRPEDVRSKLENDPRAQALLREYLERRTSSPDTAEAHHRLARWCNQNGLDAQASAHYQAVVRLEPTRESVWKKLGYRRSDGRWARPEDLRVEKAEAEARRLAVRRWKPILEKLRDQCTAKDPQTRAKAASALDAIAEASAVPTLWAVFVRDDARLQRRLAETLARIDGRSASLALAELAVFSPIAEVRGLAAQLLDRRDPRDYLDPLLDLIHKPFKYTVNPIVGSGTRGGLFAEGESFNIERIYNLPAIDPARMPRRIFTDDIPLQAAALPFLPEALSWASAVQAPTPPPALPAIPGLSGPAAGLLAPALVPKPSPLADPLVQSAVQQDQQIAIALEEDRARVEQARQRLSEDVASIERRNRAIVDLNDRILPLVKKATGQDFGDAGDSWKGWWSDQLGYAYRSSQSETKPTYTEVIAYEVPRLTVQTGSCFVAGTPVHTMAGLVPIEAVRVGDLVLSQDVRTGAVTYKPVLVTHHNPPAATVKLTIGAETVTATGIHRFWRASWGWTMARDLRVGDVVRVMGGTQLVAAIEPGLARPVYNLDVADNLDFFVGRNGFLVHDFSIVREPTRPFDAVGATGLEVASGR; the protein is encoded by the coding sequence ATGATCGTCGCGATACTCTTCAGCGCAGCTGTGGTCCTGCAGCCGACCGACGGCCATGGTCCCACCGCCGGGGATCTCCAGGACTACCGCGAATCCGCCGCCGAACTAGGCCGCGACGCCGACGCCCATGTGAGGCTGGCCCTCTGGTGCGAGTCCCGCGGCCTCGCCGCCGAGCGGCTCAAGCACCTGACCAGGGCCGTGCTGATCGATCCCGAGAACCAGGCCGCCCGCGGCCTTCTGGGGATGATCGCCCGCGACGGGAAATGGGTGCGCCCCGAGGACGTCCGATCTAAACTGGAAAACGACCCCCGCGCCCAAGCGTTGCTGCGAGAATACCTGGAACGCCGGACTTCTTCCCCCGATACGGCCGAAGCCCACCACCGTTTGGCCCGATGGTGCAACCAGAACGGGCTCGACGCCCAGGCCTCGGCGCACTACCAGGCGGTGGTGCGGCTGGAGCCCACGCGCGAATCGGTCTGGAAGAAACTCGGCTACCGACGATCCGACGGGCGTTGGGCGCGTCCGGAAGACTTGAGGGTTGAGAAGGCCGAGGCCGAGGCTCGCCGCCTCGCCGTCCGCCGCTGGAAGCCGATCCTGGAGAAGCTCCGCGACCAGTGCACGGCCAAGGATCCGCAAACTCGTGCGAAGGCCGCTTCGGCCCTCGACGCGATCGCCGAAGCGTCCGCCGTGCCGACGCTCTGGGCCGTGTTCGTCCGCGACGACGCCCGCCTTCAGCGTCGCCTCGCCGAGACCCTCGCTCGGATCGACGGCCGTTCGGCCTCGCTCGCCCTCGCCGAGCTGGCCGTCTTCAGCCCCATCGCCGAGGTTCGCGGCCTGGCGGCCCAACTGCTCGACCGCCGCGACCCCCGCGATTACCTCGACCCGCTGCTGGACCTGATCCACAAGCCATTCAAGTATACGGTCAACCCGATCGTCGGGAGCGGTACGCGGGGAGGGCTTTTCGCGGAGGGCGAGAGCTTTAACATCGAACGCATCTACAACCTTCCCGCGATCGACCCCGCGCGGATGCCGCGGCGCATCTTCACGGATGACATCCCGCTGCAAGCGGCCGCCCTGCCGTTCCTCCCGGAGGCTCTTTCCTGGGCGTCGGCGGTTCAGGCCCCCACGCCACCGCCGGCCCTGCCTGCCATACCGGGACTCTCCGGCCCCGCCGCCGGACTCTTGGCCCCCGCCCTCGTCCCCAAGCCCTCGCCGCTGGCTGATCCGCTGGTCCAGTCGGCCGTTCAGCAAGACCAGCAAATCGCGATCGCGCTGGAGGAGGATCGCGCCCGTGTCGAGCAGGCCCGACAGCGACTCAGCGAAGACGTCGCGTCGATCGAGCGGCGCAACCGGGCCATCGTGGACCTCAACGATCGCATCCTCCCGCTGGTGAAAAAGGCCACGGGTCAGGACTTCGGGGACGCCGGCGACTCGTGGAAGGGGTGGTGGTCCGACCAGCTCGGCTACGCATACCGTTCGTCGCAGTCCGAGACGAAGCCGACCTACACCGAGGTGATCGCTTACGAAGTGCCGAGGCTGACGGTCCAGACGGGATCCTGCTTCGTCGCCGGAACGCCCGTCCACACGATGGCCGGTCTGGTCCCGATCGAGGCCGTCCGGGTGGGCGACCTCGTGCTCTCTCAGGACGTCCGGACTGGCGCAGTGACCTACAAGCCGGTCCTGGTCACGCACCACAATCCGCCGGCGGCGACGGTGAAGCTGACGATCGGGGCCGAGACCGTCACGGCGACCGGCATCCACCGTTTCTGGCGTGCGAGCTGGGGCTGGACCATGGCGCGCGACCTCAGGGTCGGGGACGTGGTGCGGGTGATGGGGGGAACGCAGCTCGTCGCGGCGATCGAACCCGGCTTGGCAAGGCCGGTCTACAATCTGGACGTCGCCGACAACCTCGATTTCTTCGTCGGCCGCAACGGTTTCCTCGTCCACGACTTCAGCATCGTCCGCGAGCCCACCCGCCCGTTCGACGCGGTCGGCGCGACGGGACTTGAGGTCGCCAGCGGGCGCTGA